In one window of Pseudopipra pipra isolate bDixPip1 chromosome 27, bDixPip1.hap1, whole genome shotgun sequence DNA:
- the LINGO3 gene encoding leucine-rich repeat and immunoglobulin-like domain-containing nogo receptor-interacting protein 3 isoform X1 yields the protein MGHGSQADGSEPLEMLTMTCWLPVLALHVVLLSPPWVGSCPARCECAPHLKSVVCHRKRLTSIPEGIPTETRILELNKNRIRCLNPGDLSPYPLLEELDFSENIISNVEPGAFSNLFNLQTLRLRGNQLKLIPPGVFTKLTNLTLLDISENKLVILLDYMFQDLRNLKSLEVGDNDLVYISQRAFSGLLGLEQLTIEKCNLTSISAESLSYLQNLEVLRLRHLSISALEDQNFKKLYNLLQLEIDNWPLLEEVSPTSFQGLNLTSLSITYTNITAVPAAALRNLVYLRYLNLSYNPISTVLKGSFKDLIRLQELHIVGALLVSVEPQAFSGLRQIRLLNLSSNFLSTLEESTFHSVNTLETLRVDRNPLACDCRLLWVLQRRKTLNFDGQQPMCSSPPEIQGNALRDFPDSVLFEYFTCQKPKIRDRKLQHVTAREGQSVSFLCRADGEPDPSIAWVSPQHRMITTRSTGRATVLPGGTLEIRFAQVQDSGTYICIASNAGGNDTYFATLTVKGRPADGAHRANRTLYLSDFNDTFHNDTQVFLKFTLDLKTILVSTAMGCITFLGVVLFCFLLLFVWSRGRGQHKNNFSVEYSFRKVDGPTTTTGQGGARKFNMKMI from the exons ATGGGCCATG GCTCCCAGGCGGATGGTAGTGAGCCCCTAGAGATGCTCACAATGACATGTTGGCTCCCAGTCCTGGCCCTGCACGTggtcctgctgagccccccgtGGGTGGGATCCTGCCCCGCCCGCTGTGAGTGCGCCCCACACCTCAAATCCGTGGTGTGCCACCGCAAGCGCCTCACCTCCATCCCCGAGGGCATCCCCACTGAGACCAGGATCCTGGAGCTCAACAAGAACCGCATCCGCTGCCTCAACCCCGGGGACCTGTCCCCGTACCcgctgctggaggagctggattTCAGTGAGAACATCATCTCCAATGTGGAGCCCGGAGCCTTCAGCAACCTGTTCAACCTGCAGACCCTGCGGCTGCGGGGGAACCAGCTCAAGCTCATTCCCCCCGGGGTCTTCACCAAGCTGACCAACCTCACCCTCCTGGACATCAGCGAGAACAAGCTTGTCATCCTGCTGGACTACATGTTCCAGGACCTGCGGAACCTGAAGAGCCTGGAGGTGGGCGACAACGACCTGGTGTACATCTCCCAGCGTGCCTTCTCGGGGCTGCTGGGCCTGGAGCAGCTGACCATCGAGAAGTGCAACCTGACCTCCATCTCGGCCGAGTCGCTCTCCTACCTCCAGAACCTGGAGGTGCTGCGGCTCCGCCACCTCAGCATCTCTGCGCTGGAGGACCAGAACTTCAAGAAGCTCTACAacctcctgcagctggagatcGACAACTGGCCGCTGCTGGAAGAGGTCTCCCCCACCAGCTTCCAGGGACTGAACCTCACCTCGCTCTCCATCACCTACACCAACATCACGGCCGTGCCCGCCGCCGCCTTGAGGAACCTGGTGTACCTGCGGTACCTCAACCTGTCCTACAACCCCATTAGCACTGTGCTGAAGGGCTCCTTTAAGGACCTCATCCggctccaggagctccacatCGTGGGTGCCCTCCTGGTGTCCGTGGAGCCGCAGGCTTTCTCCGGCCTGAGACAGATCCGGCTGCTCAACCTCTCCAGCAACTTCCTGTCCACGCTGGAGGAGAGCACCTTCCACTCGGTCAACACACTGGAGACGCTGCGGGTGGACAGGAACCCCCTGGCCTGCGACTGCCGCCTCCTCTGGGTCCTGCAGCGGCGCAAGACACTCAACTTCGACGGGCAGCAGCCCATGTGCTCCTCCCCGCCCGAGATCCAGGGCAACGCCCTGCGGGACTTCCCGGACTCAGTGCTCTTCGAGTACTTCACCTGCCAGAAGCCCAAGATCCGGGATCGGAAGCTGCAGCACGTGACGGCGCGGGAGGGCCAGTCCGTGTCCTTCCTGTGCCGGGCGGACGGGGAGCCCGACCCCTCCATCGCCTGGGTGTCCCCCCAGCACCGCATGATCACCACCCGCagcacgggcagggccacggtgCTGCCCGGGGGCACCCTGGAGATCCGCTTCGCCCAGGTGCAGGACAGCGGCACCTACATCTGCATCGCCAGCAACGCCGGCGGCAACGACACCTACTTCGCCACGCTGACGGTGAAGGGGCGCCCGGCCGACGGCGCCCACCGCGCCAACCGCACCCTGTACCTCAGCGACTTCAACGACACCTTCCACAACGACACCCAGGTCTTCTTGAAGTTTACCTTGGACCTCAAGACCATCCTGGTCTCCACGGCCATGGGCTGCATCACCTTCCTGGGCGTGGTGCTCTTCTGCTTCCTCTTGCTCTTCGTGTGGAGCCGCGGCCGGGGGCAGCACAAGAACAACTTCTCCGTGGAGTATTCCTTCCGCAAGGTGGACGGGCCCACCACCACCACGGGCCAGGGAGGGGCCAGGAAGTTCAACATGAAGATGATCTGA
- the LINGO3 gene encoding leucine-rich repeat and immunoglobulin-like domain-containing nogo receptor-interacting protein 3 isoform X2: MLTMTCWLPVLALHVVLLSPPWVGSCPARCECAPHLKSVVCHRKRLTSIPEGIPTETRILELNKNRIRCLNPGDLSPYPLLEELDFSENIISNVEPGAFSNLFNLQTLRLRGNQLKLIPPGVFTKLTNLTLLDISENKLVILLDYMFQDLRNLKSLEVGDNDLVYISQRAFSGLLGLEQLTIEKCNLTSISAESLSYLQNLEVLRLRHLSISALEDQNFKKLYNLLQLEIDNWPLLEEVSPTSFQGLNLTSLSITYTNITAVPAAALRNLVYLRYLNLSYNPISTVLKGSFKDLIRLQELHIVGALLVSVEPQAFSGLRQIRLLNLSSNFLSTLEESTFHSVNTLETLRVDRNPLACDCRLLWVLQRRKTLNFDGQQPMCSSPPEIQGNALRDFPDSVLFEYFTCQKPKIRDRKLQHVTAREGQSVSFLCRADGEPDPSIAWVSPQHRMITTRSTGRATVLPGGTLEIRFAQVQDSGTYICIASNAGGNDTYFATLTVKGRPADGAHRANRTLYLSDFNDTFHNDTQVFLKFTLDLKTILVSTAMGCITFLGVVLFCFLLLFVWSRGRGQHKNNFSVEYSFRKVDGPTTTTGQGGARKFNMKMI; this comes from the coding sequence ATGCTCACAATGACATGTTGGCTCCCAGTCCTGGCCCTGCACGTggtcctgctgagccccccgtGGGTGGGATCCTGCCCCGCCCGCTGTGAGTGCGCCCCACACCTCAAATCCGTGGTGTGCCACCGCAAGCGCCTCACCTCCATCCCCGAGGGCATCCCCACTGAGACCAGGATCCTGGAGCTCAACAAGAACCGCATCCGCTGCCTCAACCCCGGGGACCTGTCCCCGTACCcgctgctggaggagctggattTCAGTGAGAACATCATCTCCAATGTGGAGCCCGGAGCCTTCAGCAACCTGTTCAACCTGCAGACCCTGCGGCTGCGGGGGAACCAGCTCAAGCTCATTCCCCCCGGGGTCTTCACCAAGCTGACCAACCTCACCCTCCTGGACATCAGCGAGAACAAGCTTGTCATCCTGCTGGACTACATGTTCCAGGACCTGCGGAACCTGAAGAGCCTGGAGGTGGGCGACAACGACCTGGTGTACATCTCCCAGCGTGCCTTCTCGGGGCTGCTGGGCCTGGAGCAGCTGACCATCGAGAAGTGCAACCTGACCTCCATCTCGGCCGAGTCGCTCTCCTACCTCCAGAACCTGGAGGTGCTGCGGCTCCGCCACCTCAGCATCTCTGCGCTGGAGGACCAGAACTTCAAGAAGCTCTACAacctcctgcagctggagatcGACAACTGGCCGCTGCTGGAAGAGGTCTCCCCCACCAGCTTCCAGGGACTGAACCTCACCTCGCTCTCCATCACCTACACCAACATCACGGCCGTGCCCGCCGCCGCCTTGAGGAACCTGGTGTACCTGCGGTACCTCAACCTGTCCTACAACCCCATTAGCACTGTGCTGAAGGGCTCCTTTAAGGACCTCATCCggctccaggagctccacatCGTGGGTGCCCTCCTGGTGTCCGTGGAGCCGCAGGCTTTCTCCGGCCTGAGACAGATCCGGCTGCTCAACCTCTCCAGCAACTTCCTGTCCACGCTGGAGGAGAGCACCTTCCACTCGGTCAACACACTGGAGACGCTGCGGGTGGACAGGAACCCCCTGGCCTGCGACTGCCGCCTCCTCTGGGTCCTGCAGCGGCGCAAGACACTCAACTTCGACGGGCAGCAGCCCATGTGCTCCTCCCCGCCCGAGATCCAGGGCAACGCCCTGCGGGACTTCCCGGACTCAGTGCTCTTCGAGTACTTCACCTGCCAGAAGCCCAAGATCCGGGATCGGAAGCTGCAGCACGTGACGGCGCGGGAGGGCCAGTCCGTGTCCTTCCTGTGCCGGGCGGACGGGGAGCCCGACCCCTCCATCGCCTGGGTGTCCCCCCAGCACCGCATGATCACCACCCGCagcacgggcagggccacggtgCTGCCCGGGGGCACCCTGGAGATCCGCTTCGCCCAGGTGCAGGACAGCGGCACCTACATCTGCATCGCCAGCAACGCCGGCGGCAACGACACCTACTTCGCCACGCTGACGGTGAAGGGGCGCCCGGCCGACGGCGCCCACCGCGCCAACCGCACCCTGTACCTCAGCGACTTCAACGACACCTTCCACAACGACACCCAGGTCTTCTTGAAGTTTACCTTGGACCTCAAGACCATCCTGGTCTCCACGGCCATGGGCTGCATCACCTTCCTGGGCGTGGTGCTCTTCTGCTTCCTCTTGCTCTTCGTGTGGAGCCGCGGCCGGGGGCAGCACAAGAACAACTTCTCCGTGGAGTATTCCTTCCGCAAGGTGGACGGGCCCACCACCACCACGGGCCAGGGAGGGGCCAGGAAGTTCAACATGAAGATGATCTGA